From the genome of Diachasmimorpha longicaudata isolate KC_UGA_2023 chromosome 19, iyDiaLong2, whole genome shotgun sequence:
GGAGAAAGGTGCGCCCTTTCTGGTCTTCTTCCCTGTGCTCACGCCTCATCGATACCTTCTTGAAGGCCTTGAGCATCTCAGTTTTCGAAGAGAAATTCTGAATCCTGGCCTGACTACGGAGTGCTGGATCCGGTATTCCATCAATCAGGTAGTCAACCAGCTCGTCCTCTGCAACGGCGATGCGGTTAGCAAGCGCCAGCTTGTCCAAATAATATTCGCCAAAAGTTTCAAAAGCCTTCCACTGTCGGGCCTCAAATTTTCGCCTCAGATCAAGTTTCGTTGGTCGGTCGTCGAATACCGACTTCATCTCGTCCAATAACTCCTGCAGATTCATGCCCAAGTGTTCCGGCTTCGAGTGAAACCACTCAAGAGCCCCACCCTTCAGCCGCTGACCGACAATTAGACGCATTGAGAACTCTTCTAGGTTATAATTGGCCTTGAGGAACTCTAACTGCTGCTCCCACTTCCAAAAAGCATCCTGAGCCCCGGTGAATTCAGGTAACATTTCCGAAATTACCTTAATATTCCGAGATGACGATGCTCCGGCTGGTGCACCTTCGTCTCTGTCTCGTGGGGGTTCCCTATGCACGTTGACTCGCAGCAGTTCTAACTCGCGTCGCGCGATTTCCAGTTCTCTCCTCATTAGGTCACGTTCCCTGCGTGCAAGGTCAAGCTCTTGCTGCATAAATTCCTGCCTGCGTTGTTGTTCCTCATTTTCTTCTAAGGCGTCAATCTGCTCCTGATCATCGTCGACCCGTCTCCATTCTCCTTTCGGATCATGCGTCATCAAACGAGTAATCAATTCGTTTTTATTCCCGCTCTGTGGTAAGCCAGCCTTTTGCAATTTACATTTAAGTTCGTTGATCGTAAACACGTGAGCCTCTTGATACACCATTGTGACTATTGTTGACACGAAAGTCTCGACCAAAATTTTAATCCGACGAAGGCCAGTGTTTACCAGTTGacgttcaaattttatttcccgTGATACCACCTAATTCAGAGCCCAATTCTAAATAGGATGACCTACTTTCCGCTCTCGTTATTTATCACAGGTGCCTCACAACACGACAATTGGCACACGTAAACAGCGCTACCGTAGAATATTCTGGATTCTATGGATCACGTGGAACCTGGAATGCCGTGAGGTATCACACCAATTCGTCAACTATTTCCTTTAGAAGACAATTTCTTCAAGGTCAAATCTACGTATAACGTGGAAATTATCCACCCAATATTCAAATTCTTTGTACTGACCACTCAAAATCCACAAATCCCGACGATGGTCTCCCACTCCAAATAACTGTAGCCAAAGTTCCCAGTGGAGGATGCGTCGTCTCAAAAAAACTCGTGATCGGTACCCAAATCCAGTTAAAACGTGGAAATTATCCACTCAATATTCAAATTCTTCGTACTGACCACTCAAAATTCACAAATCCCGACGATGGTCTTCCACTTCAAATAATCGTAGCCAAAGTTCCCAGTGGAGGATGCGTCGTCTCAAAAACTCGTGATCGGTACCCAAATCCAGTTAAAACGTGGAAATTATCCACTCAATACTCAAATTCTTCGTACTGACCACTCAAAATTCACAAATCCCGACGATGGTCTTCCACTTCAAATAATCGTAGCCAAAGTTCCCAGTGGAGGACGCGTCGTCTCAAAAAAACTCGTGATCAGTACCCAAATCCCTCAGTACATTGGTACAGGGCTCAAAATTGTCTCCACGATTCACTAACAACCATTCGAACGAAACACTAACAAAATGAGGATCGTTAACTGATTTTGTAGTGTTCGGTTACgaatcaaaattatagaacgaTCGTGATCGTACAGACGCTTCGACTCTACGTTTGTCGAAAAACCAAAACCAAATTCCAAAAGTTCAATTTACTGTGAGTCCGGCCAAATTTCTTGAGACTTATAGATCCAGTATCCCACTTCTGATTTTGTAAGAGTGTGAGGGTTTTGTCAGGATTTAATTATCACTCTAGTGTCTTTAAGATGTCTTTTATCTGATCTATTTTGGTCAGTACAATTTGATGGCTCACGCCGGACTGTTCCACAGTTAGTATCAACCGATACTCGTCAATTCGAACCTGTAGAGGGGGGGGAGGCGATTTTAGGATACTCTCTCGGGAGAGTATACACTTATTATTAGGGATATCGATTTTTCCCCACTACAAATATACGTGGATtgatccacatatattcattaccttttattttcctttcttcatatgttttgcattccgaataatacgtgccactttcgtgtcctcgtattctccggattatgaaactgaaatgttatggcattttggggcataacatCCCTCCCCGCcggggaagaaaattattacggatgataattttcttctctaaCACACGCAGGCTAGGGTTTCCGGCACCAGCAGTACAGAGATACTCCTAGTACAAGGGCAAGAACCACCATG
Proteins encoded in this window:
- the LOC135171192 gene encoding uncharacterized protein LOC135171192, yielding MVYQEAHVFTINELKCKLQKAGLPQSGNKNELITRLMTHDPKGEWRRVDDDQEQIDALEENEEQQRRQEFMQQELDLARRERDLMRRELEIARRELELLRVNVHREPPRDRDEGAPAGASSSRNIKVISEMLPEFTGAQDAFWKWEQQLEFLKANYNLEEFSMRLIVGQRLKGGALEWFHSKPEHLGMNLQELLDEMKSVFDDRPTKLDLRRKFEARQWKAFETFGEYYLDKLALANRIAVAEDELVDYLIDGIPDPALRSQARIQNFSSKTEMLKAFKKVSMRREHREEDQKGRTFLQKRETSRLAASAGNKGEQSTRRELTDGSSGPSMVEDIRMCNYCKKQGHTKFHCPVLSTRGKPCYKCGELGHMMKDCPGKKSHVNNVDTQREVLAASTSDDEYFEKIT